One Vibrio tapetis subsp. tapetis DNA segment encodes these proteins:
- the citX gene encoding citrate lyase holo-[acyl-carrier protein] synthase — MPTTTLHDLFMSKHQRVERQNELVFHHKLPLVTLTLHMPVELAKKSYTKVIFQSAINAIQGQLAELGWAIATRQLMHLNIGSEALFVVDTTSANQLKKAMIKIERHHPLGAIFNIDVSDARGKTISRKSSQLPPRQCIICDEIAQRCNMNNKHSISEIETKILALCDRQVNVS, encoded by the coding sequence ATGCCTACCACGACACTTCATGATCTTTTCATGAGCAAACACCAACGAGTTGAACGTCAGAACGAGCTTGTATTTCACCATAAGCTTCCCCTTGTGACTCTTACCTTGCATATGCCCGTTGAATTGGCCAAAAAGTCCTACACTAAGGTCATTTTTCAAAGCGCAATCAACGCAATACAAGGCCAGTTAGCTGAATTAGGATGGGCAATTGCAACCCGGCAACTAATGCACCTTAACATCGGCTCTGAAGCGCTGTTTGTTGTCGATACCACCTCGGCCAATCAACTTAAAAAAGCGATGATCAAAATAGAACGTCACCACCCTCTTGGTGCAATCTTTAATATTGATGTCAGTGATGCGCGCGGCAAGACCATTTCTCGGAAATCCAGTCAGCTTCCTCCTCGTCAATGCATCATTTGTGATGAAATTGCCCAACGTTGTAATATGAATAATAAGCATTCGATTAGTGAAATCGAAACCAAAATTCTAGCCCTGTGCGACAGGCAAGTTAACGTAAGCTAG